DNA from Amorphoplanes friuliensis DSM 7358:
ACTTCCGTGATGTTGGGCTTACCCGGGCGTTTGTAGGACCGACTTCCGTGATGTTGGGCCTACCCCGGCGCTCGTAGGACCGACTTCCGTGATGTTGGGCTTACCCCGGCGTTTGTAGGACCGACTTCCATGAAGTTGGGCCTACCCCCGCGCTCGTAGGACCAACTTCCGTGATGTTGGGCCTGGCCTGGCGTCTGGTGGGTCCGACTTGCATGAGGTTGGGCGTGCCCCGGGCGCTTGCGGGCGAACTTCTGTGAAATCAGGCCAACCTTGTGGCTCGTAGGCCCAACTTCCGTGAAGTTGGGCTGTCCTGGCGTTTGGTGGGCCCTACTTTCATGAAGTCGGGCCTATGTGGGCGCTTTGAAGGGCCGACTTCCAAGAAGTTCGGACGCCTCGGCGCTCTGGCCTAATTTCCTTGAAGTTGGGCCTGTATCGGCGCTTCGAAGGCCCAACTTCCATGAAGTTGGGCCGGTACTGGCGCCTCGTAGGCCCAACTTCCGTGGAGGCGGGCTATCCGAGGGCTTCGTGGGGTGGCTCCTATCAAGTTGGTCGGCCCGGCTGCGGCGCAGGTGGTGCCTTCCGGGCGCGGCCCGTTGCCGGCGGCGGCCGTGGGGTCTGGCTCGCTGTGGCGGCGGCGGGACAGGGCGGACCGGGTGGGGGCGGGGGTTGGGTAGCGTGTGGTCGTGTCCGCTCCTTTGTTCTTGGTTGATGACTTGCCTGGCGGGAAGCGTTTTACGCTGGCCGGCCCCGAGGGGCATCACGCTGCCACCGTGCAGCGCTTGAAGGCCGGTGAGGTCCTCGTGCTCGGGGACGGCCGCGGGGGCACCGTGACCGCCGAGGTGACCGGCGTCGGGCGCGGCAGTGTTGATGTTGAGGTGCGGGATCGGGCGTTTCAGGCCGCCCCCGACCCGCGACTGGTGGTCGTGCAGGGGATCGCCAAGGGCGACCGGGGTGAGCTTGCGGTCCAGGCCATGACCGAGATCGGCGTCGACGAGATCGTGCCGTGGGCGGCTTCGCGGTCGGTGGCGCAGTGGCGGGGTGATCGTGGGGAGCGGGCCCGCGAGAA
Protein-coding regions in this window:
- a CDS encoding 16S rRNA (uracil(1498)-N(3))-methyltransferase → MSAPLFLVDDLPGGKRFTLAGPEGHHAATVQRLKAGEVLVLGDGRGGTVTAEVTGVGRGSVDVEVRDRAFQAAPDPRLVVVQGIAKGDRGELAVQAMTEIGVDEIVPWAASRSVAQWRGDRGERAREKWVATAREAAKQARRSWLPVVSGSPDVSTKKVAARLSEVAGAFVLHEEATDRLTGAKLPATGEIMLVVGPEGGISDQELGAFVAAGAHPVRLGDSVLRTSTAGMAALAVLSARLERW